In Capricornis sumatraensis isolate serow.1 chromosome 2, serow.2, whole genome shotgun sequence, the DNA window AAAACCCTCCAAGATATTTCCAGAGGAGCAGTAAAAATGCATAAAGACATTCCTATTCACAATGGTTGGATGAATTAAGATCCATCACTGAACTCTATCAATTTTAGAGGTGGAAGAGTACTTAGGAATGATGAGAAAAACGGAACTAAACAGGTTGACTTTCTCAGAGTTATAAATAGAGGGGTGAATACTCGTTTTCTGGCTTCCAATTCAACATCTTCCTCCTCCCATATAGCTGCTATTATTTTTCAAGCAACTCTTCCATTTTGAGTGAAATTTCATTTCAAGGGACAAAAAATTACTTAACTGACAACATGGGTATTTCTTACTTAATGCTAACAGTTGCACAAGTCTTTCTCAAGCTTTCTTCCCCTACCCTAGCACCCTGCTATGACTCACAGCACAGCACGACTGCTACAGCAGTCACCTAAGTTTCTCTTCCAAGTGGTCTTGTATCCCTGGGGTACTCTTCCCTCTcgtttccctctttttttttaaaaccactccTTTCTTCCCACAACATACAAAATAACAGCTCtttgaaatcattttaataaCCTGGCAGTGATTCAAAGTACgaaaatattcaaatatctcCCCTTGGACGGGGTTGCTACCATGTCACAACAAGCATGATCGAAGGCAAAGATGAGACCGGATTCGAGGGGCAAAGGTCGGAGCAAGCTTCCAGGCTCACAGACCGAAGAGCCTGGCTGCAGAAAGTCTCTTGGGTGCTGGCAGGCAGCAGAAGACACACGAAATGTTAAGACATCCTCAGAGGACGGGGCGCGGCTGCTGGGTCATGAGCACCTTGAAGCGTTTCTTGATGGTGATTCGGTGTCGAGAGTATTTGTCGTCTGGGGAGAATCGAGCAGGGTGGGCCGAGCACGTCTGTTGTCCCATAGGATCAAGCTTCTGCTCGAGGAGGAAAGAACATAATCTCAGCACTGGAATGGTGGGAAAACGCAATCCCTGGCCTCAAAAGGGAGATGGAAGCTGGGatggggagttcagttcagtcgctcagtcgtgtccgactttttgcgaccccatgaaccgcagcacgccaggcctccctgtccatcaccaactgccggagtttacccaaacccatgtccatggagtcggtgatgaaccatctcatcctgtcttccccttctcctcccgccctcaatctttcccagcatcagggtcttttcaaatgagtcagctcttcgcatcaggtggccaacgcattggagtttcagcttcagcatcaggggCCGCGCAAAAACGGCAAATATGAAAACAGGGGACGCGACGGTAAGATCTAGAAGCCACGCATTTCTGCTTCCATTAATTAATACCACGCGCGGCTTCTGGAGTTTCTagtcccgccccctcccccgcccccgcccaagCAGCTAGGCAACTCACTGTCTTCTCCCGACCGCTCCTTCCAATAACATGCATCGCTAAGCTGACATCCAGCCCGTTTACCCTTCTCACCTTCAGCGTGTAGACTCGCTCTCCTTGCTCGTTGAGGTAATACTGGAGAAACATGACCACACTAAAGCAGGACGTTCCAATTCTGTCCGCAGCTGCCTCTAACTGAAGGCCTCACGTGTTGGTCAATTTCCTTCCTGTACAGCCGGAAGTCTCGCTCTGAAAGCACGCCGGGAAATGTAGTCCAGTTTATCTAGACTTTTCTCCAGCCGGACAGAAGGAGGCGCACTAGCTCAGAACGTGACCAGTTGCAACCCAGTTGCAATCTTGTAGGAGTTGTACGACACGTGCAGTGTGCCCACTGTGGGCCTGGTACTGCTAGGGAGAGGGGCGTAGGGATGGATATAGATTAAACATAACTGAATACTATCCTGTTTTTAACTCAAGATGCACACCCATTTCAGAGGCAATGAGTTTCTAGTACCGGCAGAACTAAAGGCTCCAGGATCCAGAGCCTCCTTCACcttaggaaagaaagaagatttTCTTCCTTCCCCTATTTTACATCCGGTTCTCTCGCCCTGTTTCAAACATTGGCGGTAAAAATGCACGATGGGTATTCCATATTCTGCACAGCGAAAAGAGCGTGAAGTTATTTTCCGAAACCGGTGAAGCGTATTTTAGTGGTCGACCcaagattcaaactcaggtctctgccACAAATTCAACTCTCTGTAGTGGTGAGTAGCTAATAATAGTGTAATAAGATGCGCCTCTTAGAGGTATGGCGAATTTTTTAAAGAACGTACAAATTCTCTTTATAGGATTCtggtttaaagaaatgaaaattggaACCCAGATATCATTAACCGAGGTGACCATTGCGGTATGATTTATAATGGCGAAAAACGTTGGAAGATATATCAGCTTTATAACCAGAAAAaccttaaagttttttttttttaagtatagtttgTGTTTGCTTGTAGTTGTATAAAATATCTCAGTGAGGATCCAGAATAAATCTGATTTCCTCTGGCATAAAGAGCTCAACTTGGTTCCGGAAGGAGTAGGACGGGGGGTGGACTTGCTGTGTACTCCATTTTAAATAGTCTGATTTTTGAACAGTCCTGATGTActacccattttaaaaattaaaattatttaacaaaatttaaaaccacaaaaataatttaacaaacaaacaaaaaagactttTGGGTCTTGGAATTTTACTCTGAGTGGCAGTTTTTGATTAAGTGGGAAGCTTTTCAGCCCAGGGTATGGCTGAGCTGTTTGTGGACTGCAGAGGTGATGGTAATAGTCTATTTGGGAACTGCAAAACAGCTTTCTAAGGAAATGATATACATACAGCAAATCAGCACCCTTGATATTGTGAGACAACCCTAATTTGAAACATTCTGTTCATTTGATCCGTAGATATATAGACTATGTGCTCTGATTTTGGTTTAGAAAATACAGCAAACATTGAATTGTCAAGAGTTTGCCACAGTCTGGTGTTAATAGGAAGTCAGGTACAAAACTGGGTAAAGTTGAAAGGCACAAAACTAGATATATTGGTAAAGAAGTGTATAGGGAACCAAGATGTAAAACTACGTGGTTGGGAATCTGAGAAATAATTTGCAAGTTGTCCTGAAGAGATACACAATTGTGTCACCATACTCTGGTTTGGAGGGCATTCCTGGTTACTGCCTACATACCAGAGTCCTTTGTGGAATATCTCCCTAAGTTcaccccatttccccctcccttccccccactgTAGAATGATGCCTTGAGTTCTAGATTCTAGTTCTGTTTTGATCTGATCTTTACCCTCCCTTCCTTGGATCCCTGTGTTTCGACTGGAGGTTACTCTCTGGGTCCTGGACCTGCCTGTCTCATTCTGGAGGCTTCCAGACAGCCACAGTTAGTGCCCAAACCTGAGACGATGTCTTCAGATGGAGGTGAGTCTGCCGGCAGGGGAGGGTCCTCTGCCACCAGCTTCCTCTTTAGCGATTCAAAACTTGACACTTTACCTGGGGACCAGCTCTCAGGGCTGACCTAGAGGGATGTGAGAACACCAGACACCACCAGAGGCATCACACTGGGGGAGGAGATGGTGCTGTTAATACTAGGGGTTGGGGAAGGAAGGGGGCCTCCTGGGTGGCAGATCAGAGCACCTCTGAGGAAAGTGCTGAGTAGAGAGAAGGGATGGTAATTAGCAACTTGCTTCTCTGGAAGAGGGTGACCTTCAACATGTGTTTGTGTGGCAGGGGCAGGGATGTGTGTGGAATGGGGGACACAGGGGGGTTCCAGGGGAAGGCCCAAGTTCTGGTGTCTTCTTTAGGCAATTGGAGGCTGCTCTAGAATTTGCCCTGAGAGAACTGATCTAGGGCCGCTCTCAATTTTACTGGGTGTAGGGAGTGGAAGCCTTGTCTGGAAAACTGTTCAGTGGGGCCATCTGTTGCCAAGTCCGTCGAGAACTGTCCTCCTGGAAGCTAGATGAGGAGGTGCAGTAAGTGCCTCTGCTCAGAGCCTCCTGGCTCCTTCCAGCCCCAGCGAGGGCTTCTCTTTTCGTGCAGGGAGCAGTTTTCCTTGctttcccagggtcaggggaggTGGGTCACTCTAGCAGAGATgaggactggggcttccctgagacGCTCTGACTTTCTGCCTTTTGCGGAACTCAGGCCTCAGACCCATTTCACTGTGTTCCGTTCTTGAGGGAGCATTCCTGGTCCTCTGCTCTGTGCCTGAGGTGAAGAGTCTGCTCATACTCCCTGTCTCCTTCAgtggtcaggaagcagcagaagCTGAACGTTGTTAATTTGCCAGCAGAATAGTCTATCTAAGAGGGGGAGGAGAGCCACCTGAAATTAGGCAGATGATCTGTTATTATTGAAAGTCCTAGGAGACACATGTCCTGATTAAGTACACGTTTTAATATATTTATCCTTGGTCTCTTTGACTAGAGTCCACATAGCCCCTGAACTGTGTCTCAGACTTCATGGTCAGTGCCTTTCAAAAGTGGACCCTAAATTTCTGGCATTAGGAGTTTCAAGCAGAAGGATCACAGATAAACATTATAGTATGTCTAGCATCTACTTAAAGCTCTGGAAGCCTCCCTCTCCACACCGCCCTCCCTTTACCCATTTCCTGGCTCTTACCTCTAGTCATTCCTGGCTGCTAAGTAACAAAATTTCTGGGAACAAAACCTCTAACCCACACATCCCCTCCTGGGAAGAGTGCTTCTGTGAGTGGTGGCAGGGACCACAGAGAAGCTGGGAGCAGGGTCCAGGTGGCTTGAACGTGTTTGGAATGTACCTGTATGCTGGGTGGCATGTGTTATGGAGTATGAGCTCGTGGGTCCAAGGTCATTGCAACTTCCCTAGTGCAGTCATTCTCAACAGGGAGTAAGGGACATCAGAAACACTTGGGGGACATTTGCAAATATACGTGTTCCCACTCACTCACTGAGAATCAGTGCTCTGCTTCTTCAGGGACTAGAGTTGAACTCAGATGACCTAGCTCTTCGTCTCTTTTTCTGCTACTCTATCCCCTTTTTGTCTCTACAGCATCTCCATTGCCAGGATCGGACATGGCCATGGATCCTGGCACCGCCCTGTCTCCTTTCACTGCACTTACCTTCCCCCAACCTGCTCCTGGCCCACCAGACCCACCACCATGGGAGCCACCCTCGCAGCCCCCTGTGCCTTCAGCATTCTCTCCAGGCAACCCTCTGGTGCTCTCTGCTTTCCCCAGCTCGTTGTTGGTGACCGGGGATGGAGGCCCTGGCCCCAGTGGAGCCGGAGCTGGCAAAGTCATTGTCAAAGTCAAGACAGAAGCGGGGTCAGCTGAGCCCTCTCAGACTCAGAACTTTATCCTAACTCAGACCGCCCTCAGTTGGATTGCCTCTGACGCTCCCTGCGGGGGTCCTGAGAGTCCTGCCCCCGGGCTCCTGACAGCCTCTAATGTGAAGACCCTTCTGCCCACTAAGGCTGCTGGGCTGAACCAGGAGGGTGTCCCGTGCCTTCCTGCTCAGGCTCCACCACCAGCTGCCCAACTGGCCTCCACTGTACCCCCAGAAAAGGCTTGGCCAGGGCCACAAGGGACAACCGGGGAAGGAGGTCCTACAGCCACCCGACCCAAGCCCTCACTGGGTGACCTCTTCTATACCTCCAAGGGTGTTTATGAAAACTTCCGGCGCTGGCAGCGCTACAAAGCCTTGGCACGAAGGCACTTATCCCAGAGTCCTGATGCAGAAGCCCTTTCCTGCTTTCTTATGTAAGTGGGGAGACCGAAGATTCATTATCCTAGAGGCTTTTAAATGAGGAGGGTTTGGGGAAGGACAAAGTGGTTAGGCTATTTAGGGATACTTGAGGGCAGGTCGTGAGGGTGATGAAGATGCTATGagaattaaaataacaatgcAACCAACCTCTTTACCCATGTGCCAGAGGATAATGAGTCTCAGGTGTCTTCTTTCAAGTGATCTTCACAATCCTTCACATTCCAGCAGGCATTTTTCTGGTCATCCTCATTTATGGATGAGAAGGCTAATGCTCAGAGCAGTAATTGGAACGCAGGTCTCTAATAAGGAGTGCCAGGGCCTTCTTGTGCTATTTtactagctttttttctttttttaaattattatttattttggcccgtgctgggtcctcattgctgcgAGAGCTGTCCTCTAGCTGTAGCTGGGGCCACTCTCCAGCTCTGGTGCTTAGGcctctcactgctgtggcttttCCTGCTGCAGAGCACGGTCTCTAGAGTGGGCCGGCCTCATTatttgcggctcctgggctcttgagcacagctcaatagttgtggcaatCAGGGCTTAGTTgacttgaggcatgtgggatcttcccagatcagggattgaaccatgtctcctgcattggcaggcagattctttgccactgagctaccagggaagctcttaattATCTTTTGACACGGAGTTGAACTGTCCAAACCGACTCGGATGAGGTGCGCTGGGAGGGGAGGATGGTGTGGTGCCAGGCCACGGAGCTCATGTGCCACCCTATTTACTCTCCTGTTTTGTTTCAGGGTTTTGGGCCATGCCTAGCAGCTTGTGGGAATCTTAGATGCCCATCTAGTGATTGAACCAGGGCCTACAGCAATGAAAGGgccaagtcctagccactggactaccaggcaaTTCCACATACAGCTCCCTGTTTTATTAGAAGTCAAGTTGAAATAGAAGTCAAGTCAAGGGAAGTGGCAGAGCTCATttgggttcccctggtggctcagatagtaaagaatccacctccaatgcaggagacctgggttcaatccgtgggttgggaagatcccctgcaggaagaaatggcaacccactccagtattcttgcctagagaattccatggacagaggagcctggcaggctgcagtctgtggggtcaaaaagtcacacatgactgaaagactaataCTTGGTCTAGAGCTCACTTACTGGTCAAGTGCTGGGCCCCACCACTTACTAGGGGTGCCATCCTGGGTCCTGGCACTAGTTTCTTTGCTCTCCGCTTTCACATCTAGAAAGGGGATGGTTACTGACCTCAGAGAGTTGCTGAGATGAAATGAGTTACTGTATGTGAAATGCTTAGCGGAGTGCCTAGCACAGAGAATGCCTCATCAAATGGCAGCTgcaattgttgttgttattgttattataaaaaGGCAatctagaagagaaaaagaactcACAAAAGGCCAGAATGTCTGTGCGAGTGGATGCTTGGCCTGGGAGCCCAGGGTCACGGGCTATTAATGTTTATAAAGCAAAGTCATTGACCATTTGgggaattttctcttctttccactaAGAACTCTGCCTTCCTTGACTGCACTGCGCCCTCAGCATTTTGTGTAAACCATCATATAACAATATGCCACCTCCCGCACTTAACCgttgggcttttcaggtggcactaatggtaaagaacccacctgctaatgcaggagatctaagagacaagggttcagtccctgggttgggaagatcctctg includes these proteins:
- the NOP10 gene encoding H/ACA ribonucleoprotein complex subunit 3 codes for the protein MFLQYYLNEQGERVYTLKKLDPMGQQTCSAHPARFSPDDKYSRHRITIKKRFKVLMTQQPRPVL